Within the Flavobacteriales bacterium genome, the region TTCCGGAACGGAAAAAGAACAACCAGTATGAGGTGCTATACCACGGTAAGTCAGGCGTGACGGAGGCTTCCAGAAGCAATTTCTTCCTGGTGAAAAACGGAACGGTACGAACCACCGGTGAAAACGTATTGTTGGGTATCACCAGAAAAGTGGTGCTGGGTCTGGCCGGGAAACTGGGTATTCCGGTGGTGCAGGAACGAGTGGAGGTAGATGCGTTGTATGATGCCGATGAGGCGTTTCTGACCGGAACCAACACGAAGGTCATGCCGGTGGTGAAGGTGGGCGAACAAACGATCGGGAACGGACAACCCGGGGAAGTAACGCGGGCATTGATGGATGCATTCAACGCCTACACCGAACAATGGGGAACAATCAGGCCCTGAGTTCTTCAAGCACTTCGCCGCCCACCAGTTCCGACAGGTCAAGGCGATAGCGCAGTTCTTCCAGGGCAGCCGTTCCTTTTACCGGACGCGAACGGAGATAATGACGGAAGTCCCCCGGACTGCTGAAGAAGTACTCCCGCTCTCCCCTGAGGTTCTTATCTTCCCAGATCACACCGTATACCTCCTTGCCGGATTTCAGCTTAAACCGGCACACCCGATACATATAATAAGCAAGTTCCTGGCTCGTCATGGCGCTGAGTTTTTCTTTGGCATGATTACGACCTCATCCTTTCCAGGGTTAAAAAAAGCGGGTCATACTTTTCAACATTTTTTTCACAAAGGTGCCGGACCTCCTTTCGGCAAAGGCCATCATTCAACCAATCCTGCTATCTTTGTTTGTAATGGAACCAGTAACGCATTTGCGATCTTCACGCATTCTCGACCTGCCTTCCCAGGACCGGCCGAGAGAAAAGATGCGATCCAAAGGCGCACGGTCCCTTTCCGATTCCGAACTACTTGCCATCCTGCTCAGGTCGGGAAATGCCGATCGTTCTGCCGTTGACCTTTCCCGGGATATCCTGCAAGCCGTTAACCACAACCTGTCAGCCCTCTCGCGGCTTACCCTGGGTGACTTATGCAAGTTCAAAGGCATGGGAGAAGCCAAGGCCATGTCGGTACTTGCCGCCCTGGAGTTGGGTCGCCGGCGCCGGGCAACCGAGGTCACCCGCGATGCGGGAATAGGTTCCAGCAGCGATGCATTCGCATACATCGGCCCACACCTCGAAGATTTGCAGCATGAAGAATTCTGGGTGATTCTCATGAACAGGGCCAACCGGGTGATCGGTTTGTTTCCAGTGAGCAGCGGCGGCATCACCGGCACCGTTGCCGACCCCAGGGTCATTTTCAGGCTTGCCCTGGAACACCATGCGTGCGGCATGATTCTCTGTCATAACCACCCCTCGGGCCAATTGAAGCCCAGCGATGCCGATAAGGCACTCACCCGTAAATTGTGTGAGGCCGGACACAACCTCGAAATCCAGGTGCTCGATCACCTTATCGTAGGTACGGACGGATATTATAGCTTTGCAGACGAAGGCATGCTGCCTTAGCCATCATACGATATGCTCAAGTTACTGACCGTTGTAGGTGCCCGTCCGCAGATCATCAAAGCGTCTGCAATCAGTCGCGTGATCGCAACGCAATACGGCGACGATATGCGTGATATCATGTTGCATACCGGGCAACATTATGATGCGGATATGTCAGAGATCTTCTTTCGTGAACTGGGCATGCCCGAACCCGCATACAATCTCCAGGTGGGTTCGTCTTCCCATGCACGGCAAACCGCCCGCATGATGGAAGGAATAGAGGAGGTGCTGATCACCGAGAAACCCGACATCCTGCTGGTGTACGGTGATACCAACTCCACACTGGCAGGTGCACTTGCCGCCACCAAGCTGAAAGTACCTGTTGCGCATGTGGAGGCCGGACTGCGATCTTTTAGAAAAAGCATGCCCGAAGAAATCAACCGCATCCTCACCGACCAGGTGTCTTCCTATTTGTTCTGCCCCACCGATACGGCCATCGGCAACCTGGCTAAGGAGGGCTTTCCCGCGCCGGGAGCCAAAGGGC harbors:
- the radC gene encoding DNA repair protein RadC, whose protein sequence is MEPVTHLRSSRILDLPSQDRPREKMRSKGARSLSDSELLAILLRSGNADRSAVDLSRDILQAVNHNLSALSRLTLGDLCKFKGMGEAKAMSVLAALELGRRRRATEVTRDAGIGSSSDAFAYIGPHLEDLQHEEFWVILMNRANRVIGLFPVSSGGITGTVADPRVIFRLALEHHACGMILCHNHPSGQLKPSDADKALTRKLCEAGHNLEIQVLDHLIVGTDGYYSFADEGMLP